In the Leptospira sp. WS4.C2 genome, one interval contains:
- a CDS encoding steroid delta-isomerase yields MNEQIDFNIIDNQLKAYNNKDIQSFLECWNDDAKMFLHPNTLIADGIEQIKERHLIRFQEPNLYAKLISRNCYSGKIVDQEVVTRNFPEGKATIEVLAIYEIENKRISKVWFLIGEPRF; encoded by the coding sequence ATGAATGAACAAATAGATTTTAATATAATTGATAATCAGTTGAAGGCCTATAACAACAAAGACATTCAGTCGTTTCTGGAATGTTGGAACGATGATGCTAAAATGTTTTTGCATCCAAATACACTAATTGCCGATGGTATCGAACAAATCAAAGAAAGGCATTTGATTCGTTTTCAGGAACCTAATCTTTATGCAAAACTAATATCAAGAAATTGTTACAGTGGCAAAATTGTAGACCAAGAAGTTGTCACTCGAAATTTTCCAGAAGGAAAAGCAACGATCGAAGTTTTAGCAATTTATGAAATTGAAAATAAGAGAATAAGCAAAGTATGGTTTTTAATAGGTGAACCAAGATTTTAA
- a CDS encoding YdcF family protein gives MKKIFYSLVKLSFSYILISSAYIISTGLVEEKNLDSNIALVLGNKVELNGLPSDRLKARLDRTAFLYQSNLIQNIIVSGGMGKEGFDEARVMKEYLINQGIDSNHITPDDQGYTTEKSANNLKAILGSNFDESIIIISQYYHLPRAKFLVKKAGFHNIKTTYARYIEIRDLYSIFRETVALPYVIIVNL, from the coding sequence GATATTTTATTCGTTAGTCAAATTATCCTTTTCGTATATCCTCATTTCTTCCGCTTACATTATCTCTACTGGACTAGTGGAAGAAAAAAATTTGGATTCCAATATAGCTTTAGTTCTAGGAAACAAAGTAGAGTTGAATGGATTACCATCAGATCGGTTGAAAGCAAGACTAGATCGAACCGCATTTCTGTATCAATCCAATTTGATTCAGAACATTATAGTCTCTGGAGGAATGGGAAAAGAAGGTTTTGATGAAGCAAGAGTTATGAAAGAGTATTTAATCAATCAAGGAATTGATTCTAATCATATCACTCCAGACGATCAAGGATACACAACAGAAAAATCAGCAAATAACCTAAAGGCCATCTTGGGTTCGAATTTTGATGAATCGATAATCATCATTTCCCAATACTACCATCTACCAAGAGCAAAGTTTCTAGTTAAAAAAGCCGGGTTTCATAATATAAAAACAACTTATGCAAGGTATATCGAAATCCGTGATTTATATTCTATCTTTCGAGAAACGGTAGCTTTGCCGTATGTAATTATTGTTAATTTATAA